A stretch of the Pangasianodon hypophthalmus isolate fPanHyp1 chromosome 28, fPanHyp1.pri, whole genome shotgun sequence genome encodes the following:
- the LOC113544406 gene encoding putative C-type lectin domain family 20 member A, producing MGKSMFQLLFLTEVFLLVLSEPYKYHLVQQGKNWRDAQTYCRANHVDLATVEGDDNMIKLQNEAQKHQFTSNAWIGLFNDVTSWRWSLGNQPLGPFTAWCSSEPNYRMEDCTAFNQWCWFDVACSVSLPFVCFDAKSTGSSRYILISTSMTFHDAQSYCRQHHTDLASVINEEENVIIKQLVSSNSWFGLFRDLWKWSDQSNFSTVSWVSGKPWGAGIDDNCANFIKGQVDAAQCSEMMPFFCLSDFTKEQIMRMKVKSNQDVNDPAVKAAILQKIKQKLKEHGIAENTTMKWREQPDGMVFHKIIM from the exons ATGGGGAAAAGCATGTTCCAGCTTCTGTTTCTCACAG AGGTTTTCCTCCTCGTCCTGTCTGAACCTTATAAGTACCACCTAGTCCAACAGGGGAAAAACTGGCGTGATGCTCAGACTTACTGCCGCGCCAACCACGTTGACCTGGCTACTGTTGAAGGCGATGACAACATGATCAAGCTCCAAAATGAGGCACAGAAGCACCAATTCACCTCAAATGCTTGGATTGGCCTATTCAATGATGTTACTAGCTGGCGCTGGTCCCTGGGAAATCAGCCACTAGGACCTTTTACAGCTTGGTGTTCCAGTGAGCCTAACTATAGAATGGAAGATTGTACTGCTTTCAATCAGTGGTGTTGGTTTGATGTGGCATGTTCAGTTTCACTTCCCTTTGTGTGCTTTGATG ccAAGAGCACTGGGTCCAGCAGATACATTCTTATTTCTACTTCTATGACGTTTCATGATGCTCAGAGTTACTGCAGGCAGCATCACACAGACCTGGCCAGTGTGATAAACGAAGaggaaaatgtaattattaaacaattagTCTCTTCTAATTCTTGGTTTGGTCTGTTCAGAGACCTCTGGAAGTGGTCAGACCAGAGCAACTTCTCTACCGTTAGTTGGGTGTCGGGAAAACCGTGGGGTGCGGGGATCGATGATAATTGTGCTAATTTTATTAAAGGCCAGGTTGACGCTGCACAATGCTCTGAGATGATGCctttcttctgtctctcag attttaCAAAAGAACAAATCATGAGAATGAAGGTTAAATCGAATCAGGATGTGAATGATCCTGCAGTGAAGGCAGCAATCTTACAGAAG ATCAAGCAAAAACTGAAGGAGCATGGGATAGCAGAGAACACCACAATGAAATGGAGAGAGCAACCAGATGGCATGGTCTTTCACAagataataatgtaa